A part of Entelurus aequoreus isolate RoL-2023_Sb linkage group LG03, RoL_Eaeq_v1.1, whole genome shotgun sequence genomic DNA contains:
- the LOC133646159 gene encoding piggyBac transposable element-derived protein 4-like, which produces MMPNHKTFSVQEVLDQVFSEEVDIEENVSEIEDNVVEDPDYGASSSDEDETLDAEVPVNTGTPADIFLSKNGKLSWSPAPRQRQGRLSAGNVIKMVPGPTRYAISRVQDIKSAFELLMTPSIENHVLLMTNLEGSRVFGDSWKPIDAIDLQAYIGLLILGGVYKSKGEAAESLWNKETGRAIFPATMSLKKFHIMSRVLRFDDREKRQGRREHDKLAAIRDVWDKWVQQLPLLYNPGPHVTVDECLVAFRGRCPFRQYIPSKPAKYGIKIWAACDAQSSYAWNMQVYTGKAPGEAPEKNQGMRVVLDMAEGLEGHNITCDNFFTSYALGEELAKRKVTMLGTVRKNKPELPSELVAIKNRQATSSVFAFTENATAVSYCPKKGKNVVLMSTMHKDAQLSTREDKKPQMVLDYNATKGGVDNLDKVTGTYSCRRMTARWPLVVFFNIIDVSAYNAFVLWREISEGWNSEKLYRRRLFLEQLGYALVQPQIARRVVLPRASAAAVVIVEDVQREAHTSNPPVARGQKRGRCQICSTRNDNKTTNTCGGCGKYICKEHIRCGSCAQ; this is translated from the coding sequence GGAAAATGTGTCTGAAATCGAAGACAATGTTGTGGAAGACCCTGATTATGGGGCATCGTCCTCTGATGAGGAtgagacccttgatgctgaagttCCTGTCAACACTGGAACACCAGCAGACATTTTCCTGTCCAAAAATGGAAAGTTGTCGTGGTCCCCTGCCCCACGTCAACGGCAGGGTAGACTTAGCGCtggtaatgtcatcaaaatggttcCAGGCCCAACCCGATATGCGATTAGCCGTGTCCAAGACATAAAATCTGCATTTGAGCTCCTCATGACACCATCAATTGAGAACCATGTACTCTTGATGACCAATTTAGAGGGGAGTCGTGTGTTTGGGGACAGTTGGAAGCCGATCGATGCAATTGACTTGCAGGCATACATCGGGTTGCTCATTTTGGGGGGCGTGTACAAGTCCAAAGGCGAGGCAGCAGAAAGCCTGTGGAATAAAGAGACTGGAAGGGCCATCTTCCCAGCCACCATGTCTCTGAAGAAATTCCATATTATGTCTCGTGTCCTACGGTTCGATGACAGAGAGAAAAGACAGGGCCGGAGAGAACATGACAAGCTGGCAGCTATCCGGGATGTATGGGACAAGTGGGTTCAGCAACTGCCATTGCTTTACAACCCAGGCCCCCATGTGACTGTGGATGAATGTCTGGTGGCGTTTCGTGGCCGCTGTCCATTTAGACAGTACATCCCGAGTAAACCAGCCAAATACGGCATTAAAATATGGGCAGCATGTGATGCCCAGTCAAGCTATGCCTGGAATATGCAGGTCTACACCGGCAAAGCCCCTGGGGAAGCACCTGAAAAAAATCAGGGCATGAGGGTTGTCCTGGACATGGCTGAGGGACTGGAGGGGCACAATATAACGTGCGACAACTTCTTCACCTCCTATGCCCTTGGTGAAGAACTCGCAAAGCGGAAAGTCACCATGCTGGGGACAGTCCGCAAGAACAAGCCAGAGCTTCCCTCTGAGCTTGTTGCAATCAAGAACAGACAGGCTACATCCTCAGTGTttgccttcactgagaacgccaCAGCTGTTTCGTATTGCCCCAAGAAAGGGAAGAACGTTGTGCTCATGAGTACGATGCACAAGGATGCCCAGCTCAGCACCAGGGAGGACAAGAAGCCACAAATGGTGTTGGACTACAATGCCACAAAGGGTGGTGTTGACAACCTGGATAAAGTCACAGGCACGTACAGCTGCCGACGCATGACTGCACGATGGCCCCTTGTTGTATTCTTCAACATCATCGATGTGAGTGCCTACAACGCTTTTGTGCTTTGGAGGGAGATCAGTGAAGGCTGGAACAGCGAAAAGCTGTACCGGAGGAGGCTGTTCCTGGAACAGCTGGGGTACGCGCTGGTGCAACCCCAAATTGCACGAAGAGTTGTCCTACCAAGAGCCTCAGCGGCTGCTGTGGTGATAGTGGAGGATGTTCAGAGGGAGGCACACACCTCCAATCCTCCAGTGGCCAGAGGGCAAAAACGAGGCAGGTGCCAGATCTGTTCCACTAGGAACGATAACAAGACAACTAATACATGTGGGGGATGTGGCAAATACATCTGCAAGGAGCACATCCGTTGTGGATCATGTGCCCAGTAG